One part of the Lotus japonicus ecotype B-129 chromosome 2, LjGifu_v1.2 genome encodes these proteins:
- the LOC130735270 gene encoding uncharacterized protein LOC130735270 gives MERGAEKELDRRSKFLHSLIQNKKKTNTEQHDDGDDSTSSSLNRSNVHVRACDMPLPLQNHAFQCARQHLDSMPAKKLGSKLLALALKKEFDSSYGPAWHCIVGTSFGSYVTHSVGGFLYFSIDKVFILLFKTAVQPLNH, from the exons ATGGAAAGAGGAGCAGAGAAGGAGTTAGATAGAAGGAGCAAGTTTCTACACAGTTTGATACagaacaagaagaaaaccaacACAGAACAacatgatgatggtgatgatagcaCTAGCAGCAGCCTCAACAGGAGCAACGTTCATGTCAGAGCTTGTGATATGCCTCTCCCTTTGCAGAATCATGCTTTCCAATGCGCGCGTCAACACCTCGATTCTATGCCTGCCAAGAAGCTTGGCAGTAAACTTCTGGCACTGGCACTTAAGAAg GAATTTGATTCTTCATATGGTCCTGCTTGGCACTGCATTGTGGGTACTAGCTTTGGTTCCTATGTCACACATTCTGTTGGTGGGTTTTTGTACTTTTCCATTGATAAGGTTTTTATCCTTCTCTTCAAGACAGCTGTTCAACCATTGAACCATTGA